A genomic window from Papaver somniferum cultivar HN1 unplaced genomic scaffold, ASM357369v1 unplaced-scaffold_15, whole genome shotgun sequence includes:
- the LOC113335720 gene encoding uncharacterized protein LOC113335720, with amino-acid sequence MLPRLISEHQGAFFKGKHIDDGVLDSGELIDARLKSKSPGILCKLDIEKAFDNVNCPCMDTILQDTGFGVIWRKWIKWSLSYSQSSVLLNGTSTTKFKHFKGRRQGDSMSPFPFLLVAEIFTKLLKRDAQLNMITSFQVGDSLQVSHLQFADDTLVFLDA; translated from the coding sequence ATGCTCCCCAGACTCATTTCAGAACATCAAGGGGCATTCTTCAAAGGCAAACACATAGATGATGGGGTTTTGGATTCTGGTGAACTGATTGATGCGAGGCTCAAAAGTAAATCTCCTGGAATCTTATGTAAACTTGACATTGAGAAGGCTTTTGACAACGTCAATTGTCCTTGTATGGATACGATTCTTCAAGACACAGGCTTTGGGGTCATATGGAGGAAATGGATAAAGTGGTCACTCTCGTACTCTCAATCATCAGTTCTTCTGAATGGAACCTCCACAACTAAGTTCAAACACTTTAAAGGGAGGAGACAAGGGGATTCTATGTCTCCATTCCCATTCCTTCTAGTTGCTGAGATATTCACAAAGTTATTGAAGAGGGATGCACAACTTAATATGATAACTAGTTTTCAAGTTGGAGATAGCCTTCAAGTATCACACCTTCAGTTTGCAGATGATACATTGGTCTTCTTGGATGCATAG